One stretch of Rosistilla oblonga DNA includes these proteins:
- the nusA gene encoding transcription termination factor NusA yields MNPQDLLRYVDSLHREKNIDPSLLFSAIEAALATAARRHYGEEADIVVRIDHDSGKIHAEIDGAPLDQDQVGRIGAQTAKQVIIQKVREAERDALMAEYREQIGQMVSGVIQRADGGVATVQLGNVEAILPRSEQISGESLHANERVRAVVFEVRATGNRVRVVLSRTRPQLVKCLFEQEIPELSEGVIAINSISREPGYRSKVAVSSTDSQVDPIAVCVGYRGSRIKSVREELAGEHIDVVRYSDDPQILIPNALQPAEIEQVLLCNMIGRAIVLVQEDQLSLAIGRRGQNVRLASKLCGWDIEIMTGGELEEQIERAVTGFSQLEGMTEDLAQQLVEQGYLSYDDLSVIEPETLMQMGGLTAEQVDVIVEQAETQAEEAEAAATEERKKRKQEREAAANAAASGEQPPAAEEQVAEGTESEESEDSAAEVSEETQQGDGAESPAAEEAGADGEAEASVEEVENVIVESEPIDESTEQDSDNKNVAVENINEEGEAEQLASDNVEDPDKA; encoded by the coding sequence ACCCCTCGCTCTTATTTTCGGCCATCGAGGCCGCGCTGGCGACTGCTGCGCGCCGACATTACGGCGAAGAAGCTGACATTGTCGTGCGAATTGATCACGATTCCGGTAAAATTCATGCCGAAATCGATGGTGCGCCTCTCGACCAGGATCAGGTCGGACGGATCGGCGCCCAAACCGCGAAGCAAGTCATCATCCAAAAGGTTCGCGAAGCCGAACGCGACGCGTTGATGGCGGAGTACCGCGAGCAGATCGGGCAGATGGTCAGCGGCGTGATCCAGCGAGCTGATGGCGGGGTCGCAACGGTTCAGTTGGGGAATGTCGAAGCGATTTTGCCGCGCAGCGAGCAGATCTCCGGAGAGAGCCTGCATGCCAACGAACGCGTGCGAGCGGTTGTGTTCGAGGTCCGCGCGACGGGCAATCGCGTTCGTGTTGTGTTGAGCCGAACGCGGCCTCAGTTGGTGAAGTGCCTGTTCGAACAGGAGATCCCCGAATTGTCCGAAGGCGTGATCGCTATCAATTCGATCAGCCGCGAACCGGGTTATCGCAGCAAGGTGGCGGTCAGCAGCACCGATTCGCAGGTCGATCCGATCGCGGTTTGTGTTGGCTATCGCGGCAGCCGAATCAAGAGCGTCCGCGAGGAACTGGCGGGTGAACATATCGATGTGGTTCGCTACAGCGACGATCCTCAGATCCTGATCCCCAACGCCCTTCAGCCGGCTGAGATCGAGCAGGTGCTGTTGTGCAATATGATTGGGCGTGCGATTGTGTTGGTTCAAGAAGACCAGCTGTCGTTGGCGATCGGTCGTCGCGGGCAGAATGTCCGTTTGGCCAGTAAGCTGTGCGGCTGGGATATCGAGATCATGACCGGCGGCGAGCTGGAAGAGCAGATCGAGCGAGCGGTTACCGGCTTTAGCCAGTTGGAAGGCATGACCGAAGACCTGGCTCAGCAATTGGTCGAACAGGGTTACCTGTCGTATGATGATCTCTCGGTGATCGAGCCCGAAACGCTGATGCAGATGGGTGGACTGACGGCCGAACAGGTCGACGTCATCGTCGAGCAAGCCGAAACTCAAGCCGAAGAAGCGGAAGCCGCAGCGACTGAAGAGCGGAAAAAACGCAAACAAGAACGCGAAGCGGCGGCGAATGCTGCAGCTAGCGGAGAGCAGCCACCAGCGGCTGAAGAGCAGGTGGCAGAGGGGACCGAGTCGGAAGAATCAGAGGATTCTGCCGCTGAAGTGTCCGAAGAGACCCAGCAGGGCGACGGTGCAGAGTCGCCGGCCGCCGAAGAGGCTGGGGCCGATGGAGAGGCGGAAGCGTCTGTAGAGGAAGTAGAAAACGTAATAGTAGAATCGGAGCCGATTGACGAATCGACGGAGCAAGATTCTGATAACAAGAATGTTGCCGTTGAAAATATTAACGAAGAAGGCGAAGCCGAGCAGCTGGCTTCAGACAATGTAGAAGATCCGGATAAGGCGTAA
- the infB gene encoding translation initiation factor IF-2 — translation MAVRIYALAKDLKIDSKELVQICNKVGVTGKGSALASLDDDEVEKVKKHLSQLGAPKVAKAAPKEDVRPVRGAGPLGTGLKKTGPVAELKSRPKTAAEEEVEAAPVVEAKQPPAETKPVAEPAAPVEPPAAPIEVAKKPAPAPTPPPVEEPPKPVRASAKSEPNKPVMPAANAPLRREAIRGGSGSRIRDIGGRNRSGGGKPSGNSDGERTGGGKKRGPVINLAAVPKSPARQQRPAAGEAPAQKPEIRLSKDVIAGHKQGMKASLEKLVQDDVDKKAESNKSKGKVGGALSSFTGTGNERGRGGKGADVEEERTKKKGIAGMASARADRNKGRRGGRRDIERSFGHGDDRRRRRTITRTGRNTAAPRKESVVLELPCSIRSFSEAAGVSAAQVLKALMGMGMMMNINAQIDQSTAELIAAELDIDISFKSQTSLEEELIEKIEDRADEEGDLEPRQPIVTFLGHVDHGKTSLLDYLIGTRIVKGEAGGITQHIRAYEVDKDGRKITFVDTPGHEAFTEMRARGANVTDIAVLVIAADDGIMPQTEEAISHAKAAGVPIVVALNKMDLVGVDPNRPMTQMTEHGLTPSEWGGDVEVVRTSATTGMGMDELLDTLLTVAELNEYKANPNRDALGVCLESEQQADRGVIAKFVVQNGTLKVGDVVVCGPAHGRVKALTDTLTGEAMDEAGPSTPVNVTGLDQPPGAGDRFHVLDNIAEAREIAETREFDSKSQNLSGITTKVSFEHFQQLLQDGQLGKAEERAKLNLIIRADMKGSLEAIDKEIAKFDHPEVEIRVLQRSVGGITVADVTLASASDAVILGFNVIPDEAARGMIDDRKVEIRRYDVIYKMTDDLKAMIEGRLKPEERVVELGRAVVKQVFSISRVGVVAGSYVAQGSIERGCRIRVNRDGRTIGDYPLDSIRRHKEDVKEVPRGMECGIRLSGFNDIKQDDVLEAYRIEEFARTLD, via the coding sequence GTGGCCGTACGCATCTACGCGCTAGCTAAAGACTTGAAGATCGACAGCAAGGAACTTGTCCAGATATGTAACAAAGTAGGAGTTACTGGAAAAGGCTCTGCGCTCGCAAGTCTTGACGACGATGAAGTGGAAAAGGTCAAAAAGCACCTGAGTCAGCTCGGTGCGCCTAAGGTGGCCAAGGCCGCCCCAAAGGAAGACGTGCGACCAGTACGCGGCGCAGGTCCTTTGGGTACTGGGCTCAAGAAAACGGGCCCTGTGGCGGAGTTGAAATCTCGCCCCAAGACGGCTGCGGAAGAGGAAGTCGAGGCCGCACCGGTCGTGGAAGCCAAGCAACCGCCGGCTGAAACCAAGCCTGTTGCAGAGCCCGCGGCGCCTGTCGAGCCTCCTGCTGCACCTATCGAAGTCGCCAAAAAGCCGGCCCCCGCTCCAACTCCGCCTCCAGTGGAGGAACCACCCAAGCCGGTTCGCGCATCGGCAAAGTCGGAGCCCAACAAGCCTGTCATGCCAGCGGCCAATGCGCCTCTGCGTCGAGAGGCTATTCGCGGCGGATCGGGTTCGCGAATCCGCGACATCGGTGGACGCAATCGCTCCGGTGGCGGGAAGCCGTCGGGCAATAGCGATGGCGAACGCACCGGTGGCGGCAAGAAGCGTGGCCCAGTCATCAATCTGGCTGCGGTTCCCAAATCGCCAGCGCGTCAACAGCGGCCTGCGGCGGGTGAAGCTCCCGCTCAAAAGCCCGAGATCCGTCTCTCCAAAGATGTCATCGCCGGTCACAAGCAGGGGATGAAAGCTTCGTTGGAGAAGCTGGTTCAGGACGACGTCGATAAGAAGGCGGAATCCAACAAGAGCAAAGGCAAGGTTGGCGGCGCGCTCAGTTCCTTCACCGGGACTGGCAACGAGCGCGGACGCGGTGGCAAGGGCGCCGACGTCGAAGAAGAGCGAACCAAGAAGAAGGGTATCGCTGGGATGGCCAGCGCCCGTGCCGATCGCAACAAGGGTCGCCGCGGCGGCCGTCGCGACATCGAGCGATCGTTCGGACATGGCGACGATCGCCGTCGCCGTCGCACGATCACGCGGACCGGTAGAAATACCGCGGCGCCGCGAAAAGAGAGCGTGGTCCTGGAACTGCCGTGTTCGATCCGAAGCTTCTCCGAAGCGGCGGGCGTTAGCGCCGCACAGGTCCTCAAGGCGTTGATGGGTATGGGTATGATGATGAACATCAATGCTCAGATCGACCAATCGACGGCCGAGTTGATCGCGGCGGAACTGGATATCGATATTTCGTTCAAGAGCCAAACTTCGTTGGAAGAAGAGCTGATCGAAAAGATCGAAGATCGCGCCGACGAAGAGGGCGATCTTGAACCTCGCCAGCCGATCGTGACCTTCCTGGGGCACGTCGATCACGGAAAAACCAGCTTGCTGGACTATTTGATCGGGACGCGGATCGTCAAGGGCGAAGCGGGTGGTATCACTCAGCACATTCGCGCTTACGAAGTCGACAAAGACGGTCGCAAGATCACGTTTGTCGATACTCCAGGTCACGAAGCGTTCACCGAAATGCGTGCTCGTGGTGCCAACGTCACCGATATCGCCGTCTTGGTGATCGCGGCGGACGATGGAATCATGCCGCAAACCGAAGAGGCGATCAGCCACGCGAAAGCGGCTGGCGTTCCGATCGTTGTGGCGTTGAACAAGATGGATCTGGTTGGGGTCGATCCCAATCGTCCGATGACTCAGATGACCGAGCACGGTTTGACTCCTAGTGAATGGGGTGGCGATGTCGAAGTCGTTCGCACCAGTGCAACCACTGGGATGGGCATGGACGAATTGCTCGATACTCTGCTGACAGTTGCTGAGCTGAACGAATACAAAGCGAATCCGAACCGCGATGCGTTGGGTGTTTGCTTGGAGTCGGAACAGCAGGCCGATCGCGGTGTGATCGCCAAGTTTGTCGTTCAAAACGGAACGCTGAAGGTTGGCGACGTCGTCGTCTGCGGTCCAGCTCACGGTCGCGTCAAAGCGTTGACCGATACCTTGACCGGCGAAGCGATGGACGAAGCGGGCCCAAGCACGCCAGTCAACGTGACCGGTCTGGATCAACCGCCGGGTGCGGGAGATCGGTTCCATGTGTTGGACAACATCGCTGAAGCTCGCGAGATCGCCGAGACACGCGAGTTCGACAGCAAGAGCCAGAACCTGTCGGGGATTACGACCAAGGTCAGCTTCGAGCATTTCCAACAGCTGTTGCAAGACGGCCAGTTGGGCAAGGCAGAGGAGCGGGCCAAGTTGAACTTGATTATCCGCGCCGATATGAAGGGTTCGCTGGAAGCGATCGACAAGGAGATCGCCAAGTTCGATCATCCCGAGGTCGAGATCCGCGTGCTGCAACGGTCGGTCGGCGGTATCACCGTCGCCGATGTGACGCTTGCTTCGGCGAGCGATGCGGTAATCTTGGGCTTCAATGTGATTCCCGATGAAGCCGCGCGTGGCATGATCGACGATCGCAAGGTCGAGATTCGTCGTTACGACGTGATCTACAAGATGACCGACGACTTGAAGGCGATGATCGAAGGTCGCTTGAAGCCTGAAGAACGGGTTGTCGAATTGGGACGTGCTGTCGTGAAACAGGTCTTCTCGATCAGTCGGGTCGGCGTTGTCGCGGGTAGTTATGTCGCTCAAGGCTCGATCGAGCGTGGGTGTCGTATCCGGGTCAATCGCGATGGACGGACGATCGGTGATTATCCGTTGGATTCGATTCGCCGTCACAAAGAGGACGTCAAAGAGGTGCCACGCGGAATGGAATGCGGTATCCGATTGTCTGGCTTCAACGACATCAAGCAGGATGATGTCTTGGAGGCTTATCGCATCGAAGAGTTCGCCCGAACCCTCGATTGA
- the rbfA gene encoding 30S ribosome-binding factor RbfA — protein MTSRRQLKAAEAIREVVATSILTELRDPRVKDVTVIGVEIDPDMRNAKVRVSVMGDEKQQTLTLRGLQNSAGYLQSKIAARIDTRYTPRLTFKIDKGLNNALEVSRILEELRKETPPASDDSATDGSEDPS, from the coding sequence GTGACATCTCGTCGTCAGCTCAAAGCCGCTGAGGCTATTCGTGAAGTCGTAGCAACATCGATTCTGACGGAGTTGCGCGACCCGCGAGTCAAGGATGTGACGGTAATCGGTGTTGAAATCGATCCGGATATGCGAAACGCCAAAGTCCGCGTCAGCGTGATGGGGGACGAGAAGCAGCAGACGTTGACGCTTCGCGGGTTGCAAAATTCGGCTGGCTATTTGCAGTCGAAGATTGCCGCCCGTATCGACACGCGGTACACGCCGCGGTTGACGTTCAAAATTGATAAAGGCCTCAACAATGCACTTGAGGTCAGTCGCATACTCGAGGAATTGCGGAAAGAGACTCCGCCCGCGTCCGATGACAGCGCTACCGATGGATCCGAAGATCCATCCTAG
- a CDS encoding YebC/PmpR family DNA-binding transcriptional regulator: protein MAGHSHWAGIKHKKALVDNKRGKLWSRLSKAIIVAAKLGGGDTDTNIRLRKAIDDAKAVSMPKDNIERAVKRGTGELDGGNLEEILYEGYGPGGVAILCDVLTDNRNRTAPEMRVLFERNGGNLGTINSVAYLFDRKGLMLFAAETDEERLTEVALEGGADDIQRSDSGGWEVTCPPESFSDLLAAFEAAELQPELSEVTRLPQTTVEVEGSVAQQAMRLLELLDEHDDVQSVSTNLNITDDALGDEADG from the coding sequence ATGGCAGGCCACTCCCATTGGGCTGGAATTAAGCACAAGAAAGCGCTCGTCGATAACAAGCGTGGAAAGCTTTGGAGTCGGTTGAGCAAGGCGATCATCGTGGCTGCCAAGTTGGGCGGCGGAGATACCGATACCAACATCCGGCTCCGCAAGGCGATCGATGACGCCAAAGCGGTCAGCATGCCCAAGGACAACATCGAACGGGCGGTGAAGCGGGGAACCGGTGAGCTCGATGGTGGGAACTTGGAAGAGATTCTCTACGAGGGATATGGGCCCGGCGGCGTCGCGATTCTGTGCGATGTGTTGACCGATAATCGCAACCGCACTGCGCCGGAGATGCGTGTTCTGTTCGAGCGCAACGGCGGCAATCTAGGGACGATCAATTCGGTCGCCTATCTGTTCGATCGCAAGGGATTGATGCTGTTTGCTGCCGAGACCGATGAGGAACGGTTGACCGAGGTTGCCCTCGAAGGTGGCGCCGACGACATCCAACGCAGCGATTCCGGTGGTTGGGAAGTCACTTGTCCGCCGGAGAGCTTCAGCGATTTGTTAGCCGCGTTCGAAGCGGCTGAGTTGCAGCCGGAACTGAGCGAAGTGACCCGTTTGCCGCAGACAACCGTCGAGGTCGAAGGATCGGTCGCTCAGCAAGCGATGCGATTGTTGGAGCTTTTGGACGAGCACGACGATGTGCAAAGCGTTTCGACCAATCTCAACATCACCGACGATGCGTTAGGCGACGAAGCAGACGGCTGA
- a CDS encoding sulfatase-like hydrolase/transferase: MGYAQRVRRIGLVAALLFAGTGFAKPTAAEQQPNFLVIVSDDQRPDTIAALGNSVIETPNLDQLVREGMTFTRASSAFPLCVPSRAEILTGATAFHNGVPYGGGRLKKGQVFWADALRNAGYQTWYCGKWMNDGAPKTRGYEETSGLFSSGGAGPLGREPRYGRHNRLITGYRGWTFKSADGTPELEKGIGVVGETSKYIADGAIELLQRKTDKPFFMHVNFTAPHDPLIIPPGYAGKYKPSEMQVPANLLPKHPFDHGNIDGRDEQLLPWPRTEADVREEIAAYYAVIDDMDAQIGRILAALKASGRYDNTVILFTSDHGLALGSHGLMGKQNMYEHTIGVPFIIAGPGIPKNQRTAAQIYLRDMYPTTCELAGIPIPETVESKSIVPILRSPDTEIYPAVFGYYKDTQRMIRTSRWKLIRYPKVGRTQLFDLENDPDELVDLSGSSKHQELASRLGGQMDQWFQQQNEKH, translated from the coding sequence ATGGGTTATGCGCAGCGGGTTCGGCGGATCGGTTTAGTTGCAGCGTTGCTTTTTGCCGGAACAGGTTTTGCAAAACCGACCGCCGCGGAACAGCAGCCAAACTTTCTTGTCATCGTCAGCGACGACCAGCGGCCCGATACGATCGCGGCGTTGGGAAACTCCGTGATCGAGACTCCCAACTTGGACCAACTGGTTCGCGAGGGGATGACTTTCACCCGCGCAAGCTCTGCGTTCCCGCTGTGTGTCCCCAGTCGCGCGGAGATCTTGACCGGTGCGACAGCGTTTCACAACGGCGTCCCCTACGGCGGTGGCCGGCTGAAAAAGGGACAAGTCTTCTGGGCCGACGCGCTCCGCAATGCTGGCTACCAGACTTGGTACTGCGGAAAGTGGATGAACGACGGCGCACCCAAGACGCGTGGTTATGAGGAAACGAGTGGATTGTTCAGCAGTGGCGGTGCGGGACCGCTGGGGCGGGAGCCACGCTACGGCCGGCACAACCGCTTGATCACCGGCTACCGCGGATGGACTTTCAAATCAGCCGACGGAACGCCGGAACTGGAGAAGGGAATCGGCGTGGTCGGCGAGACCAGCAAATACATCGCCGACGGCGCGATCGAACTGCTGCAACGGAAGACCGACAAGCCGTTTTTCATGCACGTCAACTTCACCGCACCTCACGATCCGCTGATCATCCCGCCGGGATACGCTGGCAAATACAAACCGTCCGAGATGCAGGTGCCGGCAAACCTACTGCCCAAACATCCCTTCGACCACGGAAACATCGACGGCCGCGACGAACAACTGCTCCCCTGGCCGCGGACCGAAGCGGACGTCCGCGAGGAGATCGCCGCCTACTACGCAGTCATCGACGACATGGACGCTCAGATTGGCCGGATCCTCGCGGCGCTGAAGGCGTCAGGACGCTACGACAACACGGTGATCCTATTCACCAGCGACCATGGCTTGGCACTCGGAAGCCACGGGCTGATGGGGAAACAAAACATGTACGAACATACGATCGGCGTTCCGTTTATCATCGCGGGCCCAGGGATTCCGAAGAACCAACGAACCGCGGCGCAGATCTATCTGCGCGACATGTACCCCACGACGTGCGAATTGGCGGGGATCCCGATTCCCGAAACCGTGGAATCCAAAAGCATCGTGCCGATCCTTCGATCGCCCGATACAGAGATCTACCCTGCAGTCTTCGGATACTACAAGGATACTCAACGCATGATTCGGACATCGCGTTGGAAACTGATTCGCTATCCCAAAGTTGGCCGCACGCAATTGTTCGATCTGGAAAACGATCCCGATGAACTCGTCGACCTCTCCGGCTCCAGCAAACACCAAGAACTTGCAAGCCGACTTGGCGGCCAGATGGACCAATGGTTCCAGCAGCAAAACGAGAAGCACTAG